In Musa acuminata AAA Group cultivar baxijiao chromosome BXJ2-8, Cavendish_Baxijiao_AAA, whole genome shotgun sequence, one genomic interval encodes:
- the LOC135620021 gene encoding probable membrane-associated kinase regulator 6 — MEIPQHSTNDSFSYSWLMNVVKSPLDSAQEDGSSFIEVDPKVFSRRWKTDSLDFDFHLPTPQSSALVHADQIISDGLLLPLHLVHPPTAAAISESPVDPVLLRSLSVDSSKTLLSRSNRFRSCYDCAAPRRPMSSTSSPLCGPLQSLPASSSSGSSKSEFSTSTKRNLPLFGASAGSSKRFLGKYLPFLLPFCRKVKGLVSIRKTRRSRLSSAASCMESIGSSSRHSDAFSSCESYRGKTTVDAGTETAIHDAVLHCKNSFNLSR, encoded by the coding sequence ATGGAGATCCCACAGCACTCCACCAATGACAGCTTCTCTTATAGCTGGTTGATGAACGTCGTCAAGTCCCCCCTCGACTCCGCCCAGGAGGACGGCAGCTCCTTCATCGAAGTGGATCCCAAAGTGTTCTCCAGGCGTTGGAAGACCGACTCCCTCGATTTCGACTTCCATCTCCCTACACCTCAGTCTTCTGCGCTGGTTCATGCAGATCAGATCATCTCCGACGGCCTACTTCTGCCGCTCCACCTCGTCCACCCACCCACGGCCGCAGCCATCTCCGAGTCTCCTGTGGACCCGGTTCTACTGAGATCACTCTCGGTGGACTCATCCAAAACGTTGCTCTCCCGAAGCAACCGGTTCCGGTCATGCTACGACTGTGCAGCACCGAGACGGCCTATGTCGTCCACTTCTTCGCCACTCTGCGGGCCACTGCAAAGCCTTCCTGCTTCTTCGAGCTCCGGCTCATCGAAGAGCGAGTTCTCGACGAGCACCAAGCGGAATTTACCTCTCTTTGGTGCCTCTGCAGGGTCTTCCAAGAGGTTCCTCGGGAAGTACTTACCCTTCCTGCTGCCTTTCTGTCGGAAGGTCAAGGGATTGGTATCGATCAGGAAGACAAGGCGCTCCAGGTTGAGCTCGGCAGCAAGTTGCATGGAGTCGATCGGATCATCTTCGAGGCACAGTGATGCGTTCTCGAGCTGTGAGTCGTATCGCGGCAAGACGACGGTTGATGCGGGCACTGAAACAGCTATACACGACGCCGTCCTCCATTGCAAGAATTCTTTCAACTTGTCACGGTGA
- the LOC103996479 gene encoding uncharacterized protein LOC103996479, which yields MEFSDEWRSLWPVSSVFAAPILRPSAAAAADPVGPLLFSPSPLPPLPLLSSPSLALDIPAPLPASSFVEGLRSFFHCPANEAFLPSAAVDALAIEAAVSVPGPSASASASDPLPCNNLAALRCRNGSSMVLFFPTGSNANLIGYVGLSFRGLAPPELGLDRDGHVFKLREGYKHPFHRIVMMSAVAATQSSWAPEVASASPGNPLIEGFLIATTLYSVNWFGIETRVTGTGQERPFLVPMAKQGFESAVVHACWSPHFVEESAALLESGDLCWFNLQTKRGGTMRVALPGEVNPGEWLSCEFGGQPWTVIVACSKAVVLVDLRSTKGTEHKVLAHIKMSSSLYVSPLIEMNDRFIAFGKASYNDFHIALVTEHRLLLFDVRKPLAPLLTWNHRMDSPHFISMLRLSELRPSNEFKWASESGYVILIGSFWNNEFTLFCYGPRKAGCLGNSSLFAWELPSSLPLSDNGCESGDSFVREIFSAENPAYGSVWRQREKKVAGLCIVPNDIFPVDSESGGGFSLIRLTLSGKLEMQRYHASSKLYCQETNFTEADQLKEVDDSVINSEGRECRLSSRCEFYRLWYLSEYMNGNLSNALAMRGPQANYKETCQISLGHDMNELISHILKSSNLSLSAFANEVSIPTSIFEVACRRTLNCLRSDILPLAFSKYSDLFRLDWASTFEFLEIPWSLSQKRSLPFFAGKPSRRSEKWSSKTLFGDALVGPVLPVPVLLALQQNDKKDGSFTFKDNPDDDLLDYQCRTVLKDVLPEISITDTRNCNGWGATDELQAEKSYFLYEPTQAHTSSASERTNIDAASKVKQEPIGMQQMMQACSASYKDETFTTFICGAADKASKPDSKTDQFVDELFDISPVRLDFDITQVALQPAEQKIFKCLKKQFSKWQENYKPYRDFCASSKI from the coding sequence ATGGAGTTCTCCGACGAGTGGCGGTCCCTATGGCCGGTCTCCTCCGTCTTCGCTGCCCCCATCCTCCGCCcctcggccgccgccgccgctgatcCCGTCGGTCCGCTCCTCTTTTCCCCCTCTCCgctcccccctctccctcttctctcctccccttctctcgCCCTCGACATCCCCGCCCCGCTCCCTGCCTCCTCCTTCGTCGAAGGCCTGCGCTCCTTCTTCCACTGCCCCGCCAACGAAGCCTTCCTCCCCTCTGCCGCCGTCGACGCCCTGGCCATCGAAGCCGCGGTCTCCGTCCCTGGCccgtccgcctccgcctccgcctccgaccCCCTCCCCTGCAACAACCTCGCCGCCCTCCGCTGCCGCAACGGCTCTTCCATGGTCCTTTTCTTTCCCACTGGCTCAAACGCCAACTTGATCGGGTACGTCGGTCTCTCCTTCCGTGGGTTGGCGCCGCCGGAGCTAGGTCTCGATCGGGACGGTCACGTATTCAAGCTGAGGGAAGGGTATAAACACCCATTTCATCGGATAGTGATGATGTCGGCGGTGGCCGCGACCCAGTCATCCTGGGCGCCGGAGGTGGCTTCGGCGTCCCCAGGCAATCCCCTCATCGAGGGGTTCTTGATCGCCACCACTTTGTATTCCGTGAATTGGTTTGGCATTGAGACCAGGGTTACAGGTACGGGTCAGGAGAGGCCGTTCTTGGTTCCGATGGCGAAGCAGGGGTTTGAAAGCGCTGTGGTGCACGCTTGCTGGAGTCCACATTTTGTCGAGGAGAGTGCCGCTTTGCTGGAAAGCGGTGACCTTTGCTGGTTTAATCTGCAGACCAAGCGCGGGGGCACCATGAGGGTTGCTTTGCCTGGTGAGGTCAATCCCGGAGAATGGTTGAGCTGCGAGTTTGGCGGGCAGCCATGGACTGTGATTGTTGCCTGTTCTAAAGCTGTTGTCTTGGTTGATCTGAGATCCACAAAAGGCACTGAACACAAGGTTTTGGCTCacatcaagatgtcaagttctctATATGTTTCTCCTTTGATAGAAATGAACGATCGGTTCATTGCTTTTGGTAAGGCGAGCTACAATGATTTCCACATTGCATTGGTGACAGAACATCGATTGCTTCTGTTCGATGTGAGGAAACCGTTGGCTCCTCTATTGACATGGAACCACAGAATGGATTCCCCACATTTTATTTCCATGCTTAGATTGTCGGAGTTGAGGCCATCAAATGAGTTCAAATGGGCCTCGGAATCTGGTTATGTCATCTTGATTGGTTCCTTTTGGAATAATGAGTTCACTTTGTTTTGCTATGGGCCTCGAAAGGCTGGATGCTTAGGAAATTCTTCACTTTTTGCCTGGGAGCTTCCTTCGAGTCTGCCTTTGTCTGATAACGGATGTGAATCTGGTGACAGCTTTGTGAGAGAGATTTTTTCAGCAGAGAACCCTGCATATGGTTCGGTGTGGCGACAAAGGGAAAAGAAGGTTGCGGGTCTGTGCATTGTCCCAAATGATATCTTCCCTGTTGATTCAGAGTCGGGTGGTGGATTTTCCCTAATTAGACTTACCTTGTCTGGAAAGTTGGAAATGCAGAGATACCatgcatcatcaaaattatatTGTCAGGAGACTAACTTTACAGAAGCAGACCAATTAAAGGAGGTCGATGATTCAGTTATCAATTCTGAGGGACGTGAATGTAGACTGTCCAGCAGATGTGAATTTTATAGGCTGTGGTATCTTTCTGAATATATGAATGGCAATCTTTCCAATGCTTTGGCCATGCGTGGCCCCCAAGCTAATTACAAAGAAACTTGCCAAATTTCTTTGGGTCATGATATGAATGAACTTATTAGCCACATCCTGAAGTCTTCGAATCTCTCTCTGTCAGCTTTTGCGAATGAAGTTAGCATCCCGACCAGCATCTTTGAAGTCGCATGCAGGAGGACACTAAATTGTCTTCGATCGGATATTTTGCCATTGGCTTTTTCAAAATACTCAGATCTGTTCCGACTTGATTGGGCCTCCACTtttgaattcttagaaatcccTTGGTCATTGTCTCAGAAAAGATCATTACCTTTCTTTGCTGGGAAACCTTCAAGAAGAAGCGAGAAATGGTCGAGCAAAACATTGTTTGGAGATGCTCTTGTTGGTCCAGTACTTCCTGTTCctgttcttcttgcattgcaacagAATGATAAAAAGGATGGGTCTTTCACCTTCAAAGACAATCCAGATGATGACTTACTGGATTATCAGTGCAGAACTGTTCTCAAAGATGTTTTACCAGAAATTTCTATCACAGACACTAGAAACTGCAATGGATGGGGTGCCACAGATGAGCTGCAAGCTGAGAAATCTTACTTTCTTTATGAACCTACACAAGCCCATACTAGTTCTGCAAGCGAACGAACCAACATTGATGCTGCTTCCAAGGTAAAACAAGAACCAATAGGGATGCAACAAATGATGCAAGCCTGCTCTGCGTCTTATAAAGATGAAACTTTTACTACATTTATTTGTGGAGCTGCAGACAAAGCATCCAAGCCAGATTCTAAAACTGACCAATTTGTGGATGAATTGTTTGATATAAGCCCAGTCAGGCTGGATTTTGATATAACCCAAGTGGCACTTCAGCCAGCAGAGCAGAAAATTTTCAAGTGTTTGAAGAAACAGTTCTCCAAATGGCAGGAAAATTATAAGCCATATCGAGATTTCTGTGCTTCctctaaaatataa
- the LOC103996080 gene encoding transcription repressor OFP1-like — translation MSKAGNPGLKHRFARALLRSSCTTTATTTASDLIKLSTDAPPRQEPESCARCRSYSRRCTHRIAPVVQVSMEMKAKKKERRVTENGDLYDTGAREGRKCPPASPSSPMRNWYYCSRDKDGKQKAHGTKGSSRRTETRKLLPTGDGFSSSSSLDCNDELGLFSDDDEEEEGSGTLLSSKSFSSDSSEFYCSNRGTRNKATTTTTKKKKRRSKSFKSTRRPPRRGDRGSSKPWPLAARSSSTEKKAGFAVVKNSRDPYMDFRSSMVEMIVERGMSGASDMEDLLHSYLSLNSPLHHPVILEAFVDVWEAMLAEQCM, via the coding sequence ATGAGCAAGGCAGGCAATCCAGGTCTGAAGCATCGCTTCGCTCGGGCTCTTCTCCGTTCCTCTTGCACCACCACGGCGACCACAACTGCTTCCGATCTAATCAAGCTCTCAACCGACGCTCCTCCACGCCAAGAGCCAGAGTCCTGCGCCCGGTGCCGCTCCTACAGCCGCCGCTGCACGCATCGCATCGCTCCCGTCGTGCAGGTATCCATGGAGATGAAGGccaagaagaaggagaggagagtGACCGAGAACGGAGATCTTTACGATACCGGAGCAAGAGAGGGGAGGAAGTGCCCTCCCGCGTCGCCGTCTTCTCCCATGAGGAACTGGTATTACTGCTCTCGCGACAAAGACGGGAAGCAGAAAGCTCATGGGACGAAGGGAAGCAGTAGACGAACCGAAACGAGGAAGCTGCTGCCGACTGGTGATGGATTTAGTAGCTCTTCTTCGTTGGATTGCAACGACGAGCTTGGTCTCTTCAGCGATGATGACGAAGAAGAGGAAGGGTCAGGCACTCTGTTGTCGTCGAAGAGCTTCTCCTCGGACTCATCCGAATTCTACTGCAGCAACAGGGGGACGAGGAAcaaggcgacgacgacgacgacgaaaaagaagaagagaaggagcaaGAGCTTCAAGTCCACCCGACGCCCACCAAGAAGAGGCGACCGCGGAAGCAGTAAGCCATGGCCATTAGCGGCCCGCAGTTCCTCGACGGAGAAGAAGGCCGGATTTGCCGTCGTGAAGAACTCCAGAGATCCATACATGGACTTCCGGAgctcgatggtggagatgatcgtGGAGCGGGGGATGAGCGGCGCAAGCGACATGGAGGACCTCCTCCACTCCTACCTTTCCTTGAATTCACCTCTCCACCACCCTGTGATCCTAGAGGCGTTTGTCGACGTATGGGAAGCGATGTTGGCTGAGCAATGCATGTAA
- the LOC103996079 gene encoding heat stress transcription factor C-1b gives MEEKSRACTGSQEQVAPFVAKTYEMVEDPSSDFLIRWGKKNNSFVVVDPNDFSCFLLPSFFKHRNFSSFIRQLNTYGFRKVEPDRWEFAHESFLKGQTHLLPLVTRRGKSEGGLHGSSSKDGVEGEEERVLLQELHRLRQEQKALDEEVTVMSRRLQATERRPQQLMSFLVKAAQDPNLLQRLVQSKQQQASMKKKKMRLSAALPLPKDHGILLPFGEVSAMEPTTFDPLGISSFDYGGLSVRSQPECNLRGTTSSGAASSLAFPYSSLDRGFL, from the exons ATGGAAGAGAAGAGCAGAGCTTGCACTGGAAGCCAAGAACAAGTAGCGCCATTCGTAGCAAAGACGTATGAGATGGTGGAGGATCCAAGCTCCGACTTCTTGATCCGGTGGGGGAAGAAGAACAACAGCTTTGTTGTGGTCGACCCCAACGACTTCTCGTGCTTCCTCCTCCCCTCCTTCTTCAAGCACCGCAACTTCTCCAGCTTCATCCGCCAGCTGAACACCTAC GGGTTTCGGAAGGTGGAACCCGATCGATGGGAGTTCGCGCACGAGTCGTTCCTCAAAGGGCAGACTCACCTCCTCCCTCTCGTCACGAGGAGGGGGAAAAGCGAAGGCGGGTTGCATGGGAGCAGCAGCAAGGACGGCGTGGAGGGGGAGGAAGAGCGGGTGTTACTGCAAGAGCTTCATAGGCTGCGGCAGGAGCAGAAGGCACTGGATGAGGAGGTCACGGTGATGAGCAGGCGACTGCAGGCCACCGAGAGGAGGCCGCAGCAACTGATGTCCTTCCTCGTTAAAGCAGCCCAGGATCCCAACCTCCTGCAAAGACTCGTGCAATCCAAGCAGCAGCAGGCgtccatgaagaagaagaagatgcgtcTATCAGCTGCTCTTCCTCTTCCGAAAGATCATGGAATCTTGCTGCCCTTCGGTGAGGTTTCAGCGATGGAACCAACGACGTTTGACCCTTTAGGGATTAGCAGTTTTGATTACGGTGGTCTTTCTGTGAGATCCCAACCCGAGTGTAATCTGAGGGGGACGACGAGCTCAGGGGCAGCATCATCACTTGCCTTCCCGTACTCCTCGCTCGACCGAGGATTTCTCTAG
- the LOC103996078 gene encoding reticulon-like protein B2 yields the protein MATEQPGETLIEKIKEKIHGGDSSSSDSDDEKSKASEVAEAVKSKIFRLFGREKPVHRILGGGKPADVFLWKNKKASAIVLGGATAIWVLFELMEYHLLTLVCHCLILSLAILFLWSNATTFINKSPPHIPEVIIPEDLSVNIALSLRYEINRGFAVLREIAAGRDVKKFLAVIVGLWVLSVIGNCCNFLTLFYIAFVTLHTVPFLYDKYEDQVDSFAEKATVEFKKHYAVIHAKYLSKIPRGPLKDKKVQ from the exons ATGGCGACGGAGCAGCCGGGGGAGACGCTCATCGAGAAGATAAAGGAGAAGATCCACGGCGGGGATTCCTCCTCCTCGGACTCCGATGACGAGAAGTCGAAGGCGTCGGAGGTGGCGGAGGCTGTCAAGTCCAAGATCTTCCGCCTCTTCGGCCGGGAGAAGCCCGTCCACCGGATCTTGGGTGGCGGAAAGC CTGCTGATGTTTTcctgtggaagaacaagaaagccTCGGCCATTGTACTTGGTGGAGCTACCGCCATCTGGGTCTTGTTTGAGCTGATGGAATACCATTTACTTACTCTGGTCTGCCACTGCCTCATATTGTCCCTTGCGATCCTTTTCCTCTGGTCCAATGCCACCACCTTCATTAACAA GTCTCCACCTCACATACCTGAGGTGATTATTCCTGAAGATTTGTCAGTGAACATTGCGCTTTCTCTCAGATACGAGATCAATAGGGGTTTTGCTGTTTTGAGGGAAATTGCAGCTGGACGTGATGTGAAGAAGTTCCTCGCC GTTATTGTTGGATTGTGGGTTCTTTCGGTCATTGGGAACTGCTGCAACTTTTTGACCTTGTTTTATATAG CATTTGTTACCCTGCATACCGTACCATTTCTATATGATAAGTATGAAGACCAAGTTGACTCGTTTGCGGAGAAGGCAACAGTGGAATTCAAGAAGCACTATGCAGttattcatgccaagtatttaagCAAGATTCCCAGAGGGCCACTGAAAGACAAAAAGGTCCAGTAG
- the LOC135620020 gene encoding acyl-lipid (9-3)-desaturase-like has translation MAVQGEEAKRYITAEELRKRNTASDLWICIQGKVYDVTSWVEDHPGGDLPLLSLAGQDATNAFVAYHPASAWAHLGRFFVGHLADYRVSAASSDYRRLVAEFSKSGLFDQKGLVAPLTICSILVLLVAAVSGVLLSESALVHALCGGMMGFLWIQTGWMGHDSGHYRIVGHPRLNRLAQIVAGNCLAGVSIAWWKRNHNAHHIACNSLDFDPDLQHMPFFAVSSKLFASMKSYFYERKMNFDAVARFLVSYQHWTFYPVMCFARINLFAQSILLLLSAKKVPNRWQEILGVAVFWIWYPLLVSCLPNWGERVMFVVASFAVTGIQHVQFCLNHFSSSVYVGPPQGNDWFEKQTMGTLDISCSPWMDWFHGGLQFQVAHHLFPRLPRCHLRKVSPFVRELCKKHKLPYNIATFWEANAMTIRTLRAAALRARDFENPVPKNLVWEAVNTHG, from the coding sequence ATGGCCGTGCAAGGCGAGGAGGCGAAGAGGTACATCACGGCGGAAGAGCTCCGCAAGCGCAATACCGCTTCCGATCTCTGGATCTGCATCCAGGGAAAGGTGTACGACGTCACCTCCTGGGTCGAGGACCACCCAGGCGGCGACCTCCCCCTCCTCAGCCTCGCCGGCCAGGACGCCACCAATGCCTTCGTCGCCTACCACCCCGCCTCCGCCTGGGCCCACCTTGGCCGCTTCTTCGTCGGCCATCTCGCTGACTACCGCGTCTCCGCCGCCTCCAGCGACTACCGCCGCCTCGTCGCCGAGTTCTCCAAGTCCGGGCTCTTCGACCAGAAGGGCCTCGTCGCCCCGCTCACCATCTGCTCCATTCTCGTCCTACTCGTCGCCGCCGTCTCCGGCGTCCTCCTCTCGGAGAGTGCTCTCGTCCACGCCCTCTGCGGCGGCATGATGGGCTTCCTCTGGATCCAGACCGGCTGGATGGGGCACGACTCCGGACACTACCGGATCGTCGGGCATCCGCGCCTCAACCGGCTGGCGCAGATCGTCGCTGGGAATTGCCTCGCCGGCGTCAGCATCGCGTGGTGGAAGCGGAATCACAACGCCCACCACATAGCCTGCAACAGCCTCGACTTCGACCCGGACCTCCAGCACATGCCCTTCTTCGCGGTGTCATCGAAGCTCTTCGCCTCGATGAAATCGTATTTCTACGAGAGGAAGATGAACTTCGACGCCGTCGCGAGGTTCCTCGTCAGCTACCAGCATTGGACGTTCTACCCCGTGATGTGCTTCGCGAGGATCAACCTGTTCGCCCAATCCATTTTGCTTCTTCTCTCAGCGAAGAAGGTGCCCAATAGATGGCAGGAGATCCTCGGGGTTGCCGTCTTCTGGATCTGGTACCCTTTGCTCGTCTCCTGTTTGCCGAATTGGGGAGAAAGGGTTATGTTCGTCGTCGCCAGCTTCGCGGTCACCGGGATTCAGCACGTCCAGTTCTGCTTGAACCACTTCTCTTCGAGCGTTTACGTCGGGCCGCCTCAGGGGAATGACTGGTTCGAGAAGCAGACCATGGGGACCCTTGACATCTCTTGCTCCCCGTGGATGGATTGGTTCCATGGCGGGTTGCAGTTCCAGGTGGCGCACCATCTGTTCCCCCGATTGCCGCGGTGCCATCTCAGAAAGGTCTCTCCTTTCGTGAGGGAGCTCTGCAAGAAGCATAAGCTGCCCTACAACATCGCCACGTTCTGGGAGGCCAATGCGATGACCATTCGGACTCTTAGAGCTGCTGCATTGCGAGCTCGGGACTTTGAGAACCCAGTTCCGAAGAATTTGGTGTGGGAGGCTGTCAACACCCATGGCTGA
- the LOC103996074 gene encoding uncharacterized protein LOC103996074, with amino-acid sequence MDNCPLNLASTANLSSLSTDDFFDRVQSREEKSDATLRINSPSSSTLNNSKTKGTIGVWGDMNDVECSGQSLLALGLGQSLNSSYVSKMSSIIHCTSSAKENDNGSVDLGLNIRFCPENAKTSNPSKSFVATANDSHTGNTLDLQLGLSVGSFESVMTSVKPVLDEHQSSVETSVMVNSVLTNDDEGIVSSWWIFSSCMPTHLNDSETSSSFASNKKICVKADPVVVPDHPPTVLQTVKSPVVCTSGVTHSRHHNSSIKNCQFQGCVKRARGASGLCIAHGGGRRCQKPGCQKGAEGRTIFCKAHGGGRRCEHLGCTKSAEGRTDYCIAHGGGKRCSHECCGRAARGKSGLCIKHGGGKRCRRENCTKSAEGHSGFCISHGGGRRCQFPACSKGAQGSTMFCKAHGGGKRCTFLGCTKGAEGSTPYCKGHGGGKRCLFQGGGVCPKSVHGGTLFCVAHGGGKRCAVPGCTKSARGRTNYCVRHGGGKRCKSVGCGKSAQGSTDFCKAHGGGNRCAWGHVGSKFGTGDPPCERFARTKAGLCAAHDALVQDHCVRGGGTLAISTTLFPTSIKSGKMKEVAIGGKGMSYWSGSDTKAHPQVTQCGLVSLPEGRVHGGSLMTMLATSSGTGNNA; translated from the coding sequence ATGGATAACTGCCCTTTGAATCTGGCCTCTACTGCAAATCTTTCCTCTTTGAGTACTGATGATTTCTTTGACAGAGTCCAatcaagagaagaaaaaagtgATGCCACGTTACGAATTAATTCTCCTAGTTCTTCCACTCTTAATAACTCCAAAACAAAGGGCACAATAGGGGTGTGGGGTGATATGAATGATGTGGAGTGTTCAGGTCAGTCCTTGCTTGCTCTGGGTTTAGGTCAGTCTCTGAATTCTTCATATGTTAGCAAGATGAGTTCGATAATTCATTGCACATCTTCAGCAAAAGAAAATGATAATGGATCCGTTGATTTAGGACTGAATATTCGGTTTTGTCCTGAAAATGCAAAAACATCGAATCCTTCTAAGTCCTTTGTTGCTACTGCCAATGATTCTCATACTGGAAATACATTAGACCTCCAATTAGGTCTATCAGTTGGGTCATTTGAATCAGTCATGACTAGTGTCAAGCCTGTCCTGGATGAACATCAGAGTAGTGTGGAGACCTCGGTAATGGTGAATTCAGTGCTGACCAATGATGATGAAGGGATTGTATCATCTTGGTGGATATTCAGTAGCTGTATGCCAACTCATTTGAACGATTCAGAGACAAGTAGCAGTTTTGCTTCAAATAAGAAAATTTGTGTAAAAGCAGATCCAGTTGTTGTGCCAGATCACCCACCAACCGTGCTGCAAACAGTGAAAAGCCCAGTTGTCTGCACTTCCGGAGTTACACATTCACGACACCACAATAGTAGCATAAAAAACTGTCAGTTCCAAGGTTGTGTAAAAAGAGCAAGAGGCGCTTCTGGTCTATGCATAGCCCATGGTGGGGGAAGGAGGTGCCAGAAACCTGGATGTCAAAAGGGTGCTGAAGGAAGGACAATCTTTTGCAAAGCGCATGGAGGCGGTCGTCGGTGTGAACATCTTGGCTGCACAAAGAGTGCAGAAGGGCGCACTGATTACTGCATTGCCCATGGTGGTGGCAAACGTTGCAGCCATGAATGTTGCGGCCGTGCTGCAAGAGGTAAATCAGGTTTATGCATCAAGCATGGAGGTGGTAAGAGGTGCCGGAGAGAGAATTGCACAAAAAGTGCAGAAGGTCATTCTGGATTTTGTATCTCTCATGGTGGTGGACGACGCTGTCAATTTCCAGCATGCTCAAAGGGTGCACAGGGTAGCACAATGTTTTGCAAGGCACATGGTGGGGGGAAAAGATGTACATTTTTGGGGTGCACCAAGGGAGCTGAAGGGAGCACTCCTTACTGCAAGGGTCATGGAGGAGGGAAGCGCTGCTTGTTTCAGGGGGGAGGTGTTTGCCCAAAGAGTGTGCATGGTGGGACCTTATTCTGTGTAGCTCATGGTGGTGGGAAGAGGTGTGCTGTTCCTGGGTGCACTAAGAGTGCTAGAGGTCGGACTAATTACTGTGTGCGCCATGGTGGAGGCAAACGATGCAAATCTGTGGGTTGTGGGAAAAGCGCTCAAGGGAGTACTGATTTTTGCAAGGCACATGGTGGAGGCAACCGGTGTGCCTGGGGTCATGTGGGGTCAAAGTTTGGCACAGGCGATCCACCTTGTGAGAGGTTTGCCAGGACCAAAGCTGGTCTTTGTGCTGCACATGATGCCTTGGTGCAAGATCACTGTGTTCGTGGTGGGGGTACCCTTGCAATATCCACTACCCTGTTTCCAACATCAATTAAGTCTGGGAAGATGAAAGAGGTTGCTATTGGAGGGAAGGGCATGTCATACTGGAGTGGATCTGATACGAAAGCACATCCTCAGGTTACTCAGTGTGGGTTGGTTTCGCTTCCAGAAGGGAGGGTTCATGGAGGAAGTCTAATGACGATGCTTGCCACCAGTTCAGGCACGGGGAACAATGCATAA